The Nicotiana sylvestris chromosome 6, ASM39365v2, whole genome shotgun sequence genomic sequence ATTTCTGAGAAGTCGTGTCATGATTATCGTATTTGTTACTAATCATCACCGAGCTATGTGCATTGTTTCGAACCAGGACTTTCAGAAAGAATTCCTTTAATCCCAAAATTGTCAGTATCCCGGGACTCTGTCTTAACATTCCTTTTCTGTTCCTTTATAAACCCCTCTCTTCTTGCCGAAATTTGGCTATACATTTAAAACTAGCATATCGTACGTCTCAATCTCAAGCTTGTTGAAGTCGTCTATATGAATCTTCACTATCCATCATACTTCATTTGTGCCCTCGTTTCATTCTAATATTCAATATTTTAGGCTCTCTTGACACTACAATGTTTTTGATATTTTCTACAGAGATACAAATCTCTAACAAGATTAAAAGACTCATAACAACTAATGGACCTAATTTAGGCAAACCAAATGGCTAACTCTCAAGTCGGTATGGATTCTAAGAGATGGTAGGTCGTTTGAGACAATTTCCTTGCATGTGATTTTAGGTCTATCTCGTTCGCATCATCATCGTTACGCTTAACACCTGTAGACCGGTGCATTTGGAGGTTGACTTGACCAAACCATTTCAGCGATGTTCTCACGTATTATCCTCTACTACTTGCACCTCTGCAGAATGTGTTTATTTCTGATCTTGAATAATTCAGTATGAACACACATTCATCTTAACATTCGCATTTCTGAAACACCCATCTCGTGGATATGGTGGACCTTAGAGGATATTTACCCCATATAACATTATTGGCCTAACAACCattttatagaacttacctttcaCTTTGGTAGATATCCTTCTACGACGTAACACCCGATAGCATTTTTCTATTTCAACCTTCCTATTTTATGGGCCTAACAACCATTTTATAAAACTTACTTTTCACTTTGGCAGGTATTCTTTTACAGCGTGACACCCGATAACATTTTTCTATTTCAACCATCCTATTTTAACTCTATGTGTCACATTTTTATCTGTCGTATCATTCCTGGAGCATCGAGTTAGGTAATCTGAACTTTATGCTTTTTTAACTTTTAAGTTGTAACGGCACAAATTTACAAATCCAACTTGTAGATAACGAACGCTGTATTTGGGAATTCTATGATTTTCAAGAGATTTGCAAAGTTCAAaatttgtgtgacaagaaagtgccacccttactaaaaggaaagttttatagagcagtggttaggcctgccatgttgtatggaactgaatgttggccggtaaagaactcacacacccataagatgaaagtagcagagatgaggatgttgaggtggatgtgcgggcatacaaggatggataagattaggaatgaagatattcgagagaaggtgggtgtggcccccatggaggacaagatgcgggaagtgagactcagatggttcgggcacattcagaggaggagcactgatgcaccggtgaggaggtgtgagcgactggctgtagtgggcacgcggagaggtagagggagacctaagaagtattggggagaggtgatcagacatgacatggcacgacttaggattactgaggacatggcccttgatagggatttatggaggtcgagcattagggttgtaggttaggggagagtgtgaatatttctacagcacaatagagggagactatccagttaggagttagactaggaatgtcattaggcgtctattgatgcagggctttaccttctagttgtactataccagccatctatttcgtattttcgttgtcgtatcctgtatttcatatttcatatctcttatatattgttgctgttttattacgcatttttacatAACTAatgtatcatctcctattgcttcttttgagccgagggtctcctggaaacagcctctctacccttcggagtaggggtaaggtctgcgtacatactaccctccccagaccccacttgtgggattatactgggtcgttgttgttgttgttgttgcgcAGAAGTATATCCTGGTCCAAATAGATATAACCCTGTTAATGGAGCACCTTTTGGATCTTGCCAGACTCTATATTTAGTGACAAGTTCTCCCTAAGCAATGATCACTAACGAGCAGTTTGAAAGGGTTCCTCGTGATTAGGCTGTGAACATGAAGACCTACTTGACCTGCAATGGAAACAACGGTTTTTGTGTAAGGTCCCAAAGCATAGAATCTTTTAAAACCTCATCGGGTCCTGTTTTGATCATTAAATTAGTTTTAAGAGCCTAAATGGTTCAGCTCCACAATTTGCATTCTTTGAGGATCTCACTGTAATTATCTTATTATCATCACTAGGGGGACTCGAATGATGCAGGAGGTGGATGTTAAGTTGAAATTTCAACTCATGTCACAACTCACAAGTGTGTGAATTCAAATGCCGGAATTACAAATTTATAGGAGTAGGACATGGTAGCTGAAGTCCAACTTGTAGTGAACTTAATGGGTATAGTTGCACGGGGCTCTTGGATTCAAGTTACTCAAATAAACTGATTTAAAATAACTTCTTTGCAGGGAGCTTCGACAGTACATTTTCAAGACCTCAGTGCAGAAACTATAAGATGCACCACCATCCCTAATGTTTTAGCAAACCTTGAGCAGGCCCGTGATAGACAGAGCCGCCAACCTGAGAGCCCTTTGACTCCTTCAAGACAGATTCTTGCTCCGGTGGTCCACTTTTATGCTGGAGAGTGGGAGGAACTCCCTACAGTCTTATCTGTGGTGAGGAATGATATATCCGAGGTACCAACAGGGATGAGCCTTAGCTTGTCAGAGGAGGATTTCATGGATGGCTGTAGTAGCCAAGAAGGTAGCATATTGGCGCAGGAGTCTTCCTTGAGGAGATCTAGGAAGCTCTCTGGAAGCAGAGCATGGGAGAGGGCTAATGATGCAGACAATGGCGAAGGTGGATATGATGTAATTTTAATGACTGAACTTCCCTACTCAGTGCCCTCCCTCAAGAAGCTACATGGGCTGATAAAGAAGGTAATACGTTACTATTTAACCATGCTGATGAGTTTCCCTTTTTAGCTCTTTAACTGATTTTATGCAACATCTATCTTTTTCTAATCTATATTGGAGTATCTGACTATATGTTACTGCAATTTTCTATTTGCAAGTGCTTCTTTCTGTATGTTGCTGATTTAATTTGAATAGTGCTGTAACAATTTTTCACCTTCTTAAACCACCAGTGTCTGAGGCCTCCCTATGGAGTAATATACCTGGCTGCTAAAAGGAATTACGTGAGCTTTAACAGTGCAGCACGGCATCTGAGAAGCGTGGTAGACGAGGAAGGTGTTTTTGGCGCCCATTTAGTGAAAGAGCTAACAGACAGAGAGATCTGGAAATTCTTTTTCAAATAAAAGGCATTTCTTCAACAGCCGAAATTTTATTCATCTAACATTGTTCTTACTTTTATGCTTCTATATTTATTTATCTTACATGCGTTATGTGATGATAGATTGACATTATACGTGGCTTTGAGTCCTGTTAGTCTACTTATGTAGTTATTTTTGCTTGTGGACCTTTTCTTCCTTATCTTGAAGGTGTAAATTAAATGTATATTTTCTTGATTTATACATGATGTAATGATTCTCCACTTGGGCTAGATTGAAATGTCACATTAATCATAATTCCTTTGATTGGTTTGAAAGAACTCttgcaatttttgttgtttcaTGGTCAAATATGCATGTCTAGTTTCCCATGAGTTTTCTTGCTGTTGAGATAAATGAGTCGATGTCTAGCTCCTACTATGTGACAATAGTGTGTACAAGACCTGGAGCGTGAGAGGGATTCTATTATTACCAAAATGAAAAAATTGCATTATTGTGGGCTTCTTCTTCTATCCAGTAAAGCCTCTACCGACCCTTTTACTTTTACTTTTGGGCAAAATGTCTTGATTACTTAACTCAGAAGCATAAAGATAAAAATTATGTTGTGATAATAAATTAAAGGGATCCCTAACTAAATAAACTACCTTGATAAGAAATCTAATTTGGTTGCGTTGCTTAAAAATCAAGATCGGAATCCTTTTTTTTATAGATAATCAGTCATCTCATCAAAAGACATTTCACCATTCCAGGACGTTAGAAGTTAAAACCAACGGAGAATAGCTTTTAGGTTTACCTTGCTGATGCTATTTCCATTGTCCACTCTTTTTAACCTCTTTTTGAAGCAACATTGTACACcttttgttcatattttgttaGCTGGTAATGGTTCGTGAATGACACACTAGCCAGCAAAACAAAATCACACATACTTGTGACTTGGTTTTTGATTGAGGGCAATTGAAAAACTTTCTAATATCCTATAGTAGGACCTCCCTCTGCAACCTGTTGACTGAAAGTACAAAAGATATTGAAAATTCCCCCTTGGTATTCTTTCATGTAAGACACCATGTCATGCAGATTAAAGTACTAAAAACATTGAAAATTTTCCATGAGACAACGAACACAAAATGCATATCAAACAAAAACCATCAACGGCATCAAAAATTGAACTTCATCACAAACGAGGACAAGTAGATAACACATCCTTCAAAAGCAATGCTGCTCTATAGAACTCAACCCGATACATTCAACAAAATCATAAAGCTAAGTTCATTCAAACCCTCTTGTTGCATATGAAAATGATATAGCATAAAACATGCAAAATTGGCTCCGGAGAAGGTGACTATCGTTTCTTGGAGACACCAACAGTCTTCCCCCGGCGACCAGTGGTCTTTGTGTGCTGACCACGCACTCGAAGACCCCAGTAGTGACGCAAACCGCGATGATTCCTGCCACCATCAGATATTTAGATAAAGGATAAGCACAGACAAGAAAGGTTTTCCTACAACTTGTACCAATAGTAGTTGGTTGAGAATTTCCAATAAAACATGACATGTTAACAACAAAGTAGAGAAGTAAAAGACCAACCTGATCTTCTTCAGTCGTTCCAGATCATCCCTAAGCTTCATGTCCAGAGCATTAGATGTAACTTGTGAAAACTTACCATCCTTGTAATCCTTTTGCCTATTCAAAAACCAGTCAGGGATTTTGAATTGACGAGGATTTGCCACAACAACCATCAAGCTATCGAGTTCAGCAGCAGAAAGCTCACCCGCCCTATAGAAAAGA encodes the following:
- the LOC104230205 gene encoding uncharacterized protein: MRTKALLAQCLPGFISQDRGCHMSVISDRDVHLPSPAVEIVPSKAAHPYKYAGEAVDLQGINFFKGRVSVADIIGFTGSEAISSKSDGHLKSWDSSIDLVNVLKHEIRDGQLSLRGKRVLELGCSHGLPGIFAFLKGASTVHFQDLSAETIRCTTIPNVLANLEQARDRQSRQPESPLTPSRQILAPVVHFYAGEWEELPTVLSVVRNDISEVPTGMSLSLSEEDFMDGCSSQEGSILAQESSLRRSRKLSGSRAWERANDADNGEGGYDVILMTELPYSVPSLKKLHGLIKKCLRPPYGVIYLAAKRNYVSFNSAARHLRSVVDEEGVFGAHLVKELTDREIWKFFFK
- the LOC104230203 gene encoding small ribosomal subunit protein uS13z/uS13y/uS13x-like, whose translation is MSLVANEEFQHILRVQNTNVDGKQKIMFAMTSIKGIGRRFANIACKKADIDMSKRAGELSAAELDSLMVVVANPRQFKIPDWFLNRQKDYKDGKFSQVTSNALDMKLRDDLERLKKIRNHRGLRHYWGLRVRGQHTKTTGRRGKTVGVSKKR